In the genome of Jaculus jaculus isolate mJacJac1 chromosome 11, mJacJac1.mat.Y.cur, whole genome shotgun sequence, the window GCGAGCCTGATCTCTGCACATCCAATACACCTTCTCTCCAGCAGCCTTCTCTTTCCTGTAGAGGAAGGACTCGAACACCAGGAACTGGCCCCCCAGGGATGTCCGCAGGAACTCCAGCGGCTGCAGGGGCTCTGCAGGAGACAGTTTCACAATGAAGGGGACACCAAAGTAGGGGCTGCCCACCCCTGCAAACTGCTCCCACCCCTCTGCCTGCTCCCTGGGGCCTGAGTGCTGATGCCCAGCCCACGGCCCTGACGTCCTCCAGAGCAAACTGGCTCTCCTTTCCAGGGTCCTCAAGAGGCTGGTTGTACAAGCCGACCATCCCTGGAACTCTGCCGGACATCTCCCCTGACAGAGACTCACACTTGCTGGTGGGTGCCCCAGGCCAGAGGCTGGGCCTTAGGGAGGGGTGGGAGTGAGTGCTGATCTGATCTGTATTTCAGCTTCCTGTTCACCCACCTTTCCGCTAGTTAGCCACTAAGCCGAACTTCTCAgactcttttgtttatttttgaggtagtgtctcactctagcctaaactgacctggaaatcactctgtagccctggctggccttgaactcacaacgtccctcctacctcagcctcctaattgctaggattaaaggcatccactaACCATGTCCTGCTCCTCTCACACTTTTAAGAGGTTGAACTGAAAGATCATGTGATGCTGAGACAGGTGGGGAGGAGGCAGAGCCATGTGAGAACAAACGCAGgagtacagggctggggagatggctcagcagcgagggtgtttgcctgcaaagtgtaacaacctgggctcaattccccagtacccacctaagccagatgcacaaagtggtgcaagtatctggactttatttgcagtggctagaggccattctctctccctctccctccctccctcctctgtctactcaaaataaataaataattaattaatttaaaaatatatatatatatatatataaaggctgAGTATAGGGAGCAGACATGAGCAGAGGCCTGGAACAGGTGGGGAATCCCCAGGGTCCAGGTGAATTGTCCTGTTATGGGGACTCCACCCAGCTCATGACTCGGCCAGGCCACTCCTGGCCCACTGCCCACTGACTCCCCAGTGGGTCAGGGCTAGTTTTTCCAGCAATAGCCAATCACCCAGTAACACCAGTACCCCAAGCACAGACCCTGGAGGGCACCAGAGAAACTAAGGCCAGTACCTGGGCCTTCCCACTGGGTCAGGTTAGGGAAGTTCTCCCGCTGCCGCAGGGCCTCCAGGCCCCCCAGGTCGGGCGGGTGGCAGTGCTTCCGCATGACCATCACCCGCTGGCCCTGGGTGATGGCGCGGCTGCGGCAGCCCATGCGCGCCTGGTCCCGGCACGTCCAGTACACCTTGTCACCGGCTGCCTTCTCCCGTCTGTAGAGGAAGGACTCGTACACCAGGAAGCTGCCCCCCAGAGGGGTCTTCACGAACTCAGGACCTTCTGCAGCAACAGGAAAGATGTAGTTAAGGAATGATGCTGGAACCTAGCTTGGGAAGGAGTGGCCCCCCGCGATTCAAGGGCAGTGtgtgagcctggtgtggtggtgcgtgcctttaatcccagcactctggaggcagaggaagaaggattgccatcacgagttcgaggccaccaccacagtgaattccaggtcagcctgagctagagtgaaaccctacctaaaaaaaaaaaaaaaaaaaaaaaagcagcgaGGGCCTTAGGGAAATGTCTCTCCCCTAGCTTGTGCCCTTGGCTCACGTGCTCACACTGAGGTGGCCCTAGAGCTGGGGCCACAGACTCCCAATCCCAACAGCACCTTCAGTCGCCTGATTCTCCCATTCCGGAGGCTACAGATTGCTGAGGCAAAGACACTGTGGGTGGAGGGCCCTCCATCATGATGTCTCAGGAAGGGGGTGTCTTCTGTGTTTGCCCCTCTATGCCGGGTGCCCCCAGGCCAGTGGGCAGGCATGTATGGATCTGGTCAGTCCGAGGAATGACCTGGGAGCCAAGCAGCTCAGAGCTGAAGGGGGTGGATGAACCATGAGCCCCAGCGTTGTGGGCATACGGGGCGGGGGCCACTGTGATGGCCCTGAGTCAACGCAACATGCTTTACTGGGTGCCCAGGTGGGACAGAGCACGTGTTCTAAGGACAAAGCTCCTTCGGCACCCAGGCTTGTCacccctctgctcacactgcACGGTGGGCCTGACCCCACAGAGCCTCCACAGAAGAGGAAAGAGCAGGTCTGAACTTATAGGATGGTCTCAGGACAGGAAGGGTGGGCTCAGCCAGCAAGTGAGGAGGGAACTGGGGGAACAGGACACCTAGATGAGCTGAGCTGTGGGGGCCAGAGCATGGAGGGTTCAGTGGAGAGGAGTGTGACTCCTGAATGCTCACAGAAGGAAGGAGGTGAACATGTGCGACCAGTCGAGAAGGCAAGGGGGGTGGGCTCTTTCCACGTACCTGGACTGTCCCATTGAGTGGCACTGGGGTGCTTCTCCCGCTGCCTCAGGGTCTCCAATCCCATCAGGTCGGGCGGGTGGCAGTGACCACGCATTACAGTCACCTGCCGACCCTGGGTGATGGCGCGACTGCGGCAGCCCATGCGCGCCTGGTCCCGGCACGTCCAGTACACCTTGTCACCAGCTGCCTTCTCCCGTCTGTAGAGGAAGGACTCGTACACCAGGAAGCTGCCCCCCAGAGGGGTCTTCAGGAACTCAGGGCCTCCTAGAGGACAtgggagacaggaaggaagggagaagatgcAGGCTGAGAATACAGGGCTTGGCTGGAGAAGCCAGATCTTTCCCCCTCCCAACGTGTCAGGCAGCAAGACAGAGGCAGGCCAACTCTGGCCAACAGGTGCCCAAGCAGGAAGGCTCACCAGGGTCCACGTCCTGGTCCTCATCGGGGGACTCCTGTGGGGATTCTGGCTGAGCTGTCATCTCCTGATCCTTCACTGTGGCTTGTTTTCTGGACCTGGTAAGACTTCCCCTGTGGTAGAACAGACTGTTCACCCCTCTGAGCAGCACATCGCTGCAGTCCTCGGTGATGTACGGCTTGGCCATCTGCACCTTCTTTATGGCCTTTTCCTGCTGCCGCCGGGCCTCCAGGCCCTTCATGTCGGGGGTGTGGCAGTGGCCACGCATCACTGTCACCCGATGGCCCTGGGTGATGGCGCGGCTGCGACAGCCATACACCGCGTGGTCCCGGCAGGTCCAATACACCTTGCCCCTCACGGTCTTTTCCCGCTTGTAGATGAAGGACTGGTGTACCAGGAAGTTGCCCCCATAGCACGTCTTTAGGAACTCAAGGGGCCGCAACCATTCTGGAAGAAGAAACTGGGATAGTCACGCTGCACGAGGGCAGgaacccctgcccccccccccccccccgtgggctTGGCCTGGGCTTCCTGTCTGCACGCCAAGGCGTGCTTACCTGAGCTAGGTACGCACGGAGCCCAGTGCATTCCCACTACACAAACCAGCAGCCACTCAGAGCATTGCTCCCCTTGGTCAGTGAGGAGACCCGGGCTCATGAGGTCATATCACATTGGAAGGGGCCAAGTTGGGCCCTGACTCCAGTCCTTTTTGAGTAATGTAAGGATGCGCTGCTATCAAACTCAAATGATTCTAACAGATGCACAACAGAAAAATGCCCACCCTGCTCTGGAGCCCAGCCTCAGATCTTTAGATCTTTAGTAGGCACTCTGGGCTAGAAGCCAAACCCACTTCCTAGTTGCTGGTAATAAAACAACCCTCCAAACTCCCATCCACCTCCcatcaccccaccaccaccaccaccagctaaGCAAATCTTGACTATCAACAATCTCCCAAACAGTCCAGGTTCTCACACCTGCTTCAGGACAGAGTTCCTGAGAGACCCCACAATTTGTGTGGGCCTGGAATTTGAACTCAGGACCCAAAGTCTAAGCCCTTCAGTGCTTAAGCCAAATAACAATAGAATTGCTTAAGCTGACTATTGggcctggagaaatagcttaggggttaaggcgtttgcctgcaaagcccaaggaccctggttagattccccaggatccacataagccagatgcacaagggggcacatgtgtctggagttcctttgcaacagctggaggtcctagtattctctctctcaaataaataaatacataaaatatttttttaaaaattcagattttGAAGGCTGGGTggagtggcacacgcctttaattccagcacttgggaggcagaggtaggaggatcgccatgagttcaaagccaccctgagactacatagtgaattccaggtcagcctggactagagtgaaaccctacctcaaaaaaaataaataaatgagtataaaaattcagattttgggctggagaggtggcttagcagtgaaggtgcttgcctacaaagcctaaaaccaggttcgattccccagtatccatgtaaagccagatacacaaggtggcacatgtgtctggagctcatctccagtggctggaggccctggcacacctattcactctctctttctgcttttaaataaataaaatttcagattTCTTGGTGGGGGGACCCCACACTAGGCCATGATGCCATGGAAAGTTCTGGAAGGACCATGGATCCCCAGACCACTTTCTGTCCCACAGGCTTAATGATTTCTGGGGCACATTTGTAATTTTGACAAGGTGCATATTTTGAAAAAGCACGTGAGATTCCCTCTTTTATTTGGGAAGGGACTTTACTCACTCATCCCTGGGGTGGGGCGCTTCTTGGGCGGCAAGCTCATTAGTGAGAGGGACCGGTACCCTTCATTCTCTGGGGGAGCTGGCTCGCTCTCCTCTGGCTGGGACTCCAGCTCCACGGGGTACAGCCACAGGCTCACTCCCTCAAGTCGCTCCTCCACTTGGCGTGTTGGGCCCTCCTCCGCATCCTGAGAGTCTTCCAAGGCCTCGGGCAGGGCTGGGCCGGGCAGTTTCCCCTTCTGGCGCCGGGCTTCCAGGCCTTCCTCATCAGGCGGATGACAGTGGTCTCGCATCACTGTGGCCCGCAGACCGCGGGTGATGGCCCGACCCCGGCAGCCCAGTGCCGCGTGCTGCCGGCATTTCCAGTACACCTTATCCCCCACGGCCTTCTCCTGCTTGTAGAGAAATGACTGGTGCACCAGAAGGCGGCCTCCATAAGGggtcttcaggaactccagaggctgaggggcAGCTGGGGTGAGAGGAGGGCAAGGTTAGCTTCCTGAGGGCAAGGCTCAAAGCCAGAAGCCTTGGTGAGGGGCTCCTGGAGTGCAGTAGGGCCACTGTTAGCGGGGTGCCCCTCAGACTCCTGGCTGCTAGGCAGGAAGTCCAGATTCTTGTAGCTGTTTTGACTGTGGAAGAGGGTTTAAGGAATTTAGAGAATTCTGCATATCAGCGTGGTTCCCATGAGCTGAGAGGGAGATCCTGGTGCCAAGAGGTGCCCAAGAGGCTGGTCCATACACCAGCAGGGACAGGGTATGATTGGGGACTAGGGGCTCAAGTGGAAGAAGGGGTGAGACGTCTGGGACCACCCTGCTGGAAATGGGTATGGGCAAGCGCACAAAGGAGGTGGGCTCAGGAGAAGCAGGGCAGGCCTGGCACCTCACCTGTGTCGACCCTGCTGCGTTTGCGATGGACTATCCGCTCCTGCTCCATGTCTGACAGCATCTGGAGGGTACTGGCCACAGTGGCAGGGCCAGACAGCTCCAGGGATGGGACACATTGCACTTCCGCGGGCTTGGAGGCCCCCTCATCCTCGGCCTTGTCAGAGGTTGTCAACACGACCAGATTGGAGATCTCCTGGGGCTTTCCAGGGGCTGCTGGGACCTTATCTGTGGCATGCGCAGAAGATGGCTTCTTACGAGCCTTCTTGCCTTTCTTCACCCTACGCCTTGGCAGGGGCATCCTAAGGTTGATGGCTTGGTCCTCAAGACACACTTGGGCTCTCTGGCAGGTGagtctcttctccttcttcctggcCAGAACCTGACAGTCCAGGGGCTCTGTCCTAAGGGAGGAGGCAAAGTGGTAGGTGAGGTGGCTTGTGGGCCTGGGATGCTGGCAAATGGATCTGGAATGTAGTTTGGGGTAGATGGAGCTACCGCGGTGCTCTGAGGCTGTATGGCTACAGAGGGACCTAATGAACCAGGGGCCCTGGGCTTGTGCTTCTGAGCTGCTCGTTCCTCTCCTGGTAGCCCCAGGTGCATGCCTGAGCAGGGCTGCTGGTGCCCGATGTACTATCGGCTGGGTTTCCACCTATGGAGCCTCGTCACGCCCAGCACAGGTACCTCAGCACCAGCATGACCCAGCTTACAGGGGACATGGAGGCACAGAAACCTGACATGACCCAAGATGCAGAGGCAGCAAGCCAAACTTCCAATGCCTGAGGACGTGCCTGTACCTCCTCCGACCTTGTGTAGACTTCACCTTGTGTCTGGCCCTGGAAGGGCTGTGGAGGTGTTAGAATCCCTAGAAGTTATCAGGTTCCTAAGCTTCCAGACTGGAGAAGGAGGGATGGATAAGGGGTGAGAACACAGGCCTGGGTTGCTTGTCTTTCTGAAGTGACTGGGTGTGTGTCTGGTTTTCTCACATCTCAATAGAAGTCAATTAAACAAGTCTGGTGGGGCAGCCAAAGCCGGCAACTCCCCATGCCCCCCAACTGGCCAGACACCCAGAGGaaatttgagagcaaaagaccgTGAGCCCCTCTAGACCTGGACCAGCCAAATCTCAACTGACCCACTCTGCCCCACAGGGCAACATGGGGCTCCTGGGACAATAGGGCTGTTTAGCAAAAGTAGCCTGAAGCCCTGCCCACCAGGCAGCCTGGCCCCTAGCTGGGCTCGTCAGTTCTCTCTCTGCAGCTGCTCCTCAGCTCAACCAGTGCGGGAAGGCAAGGAGTGGACCCTGCAGCTCAAAGAAGGTCCTTC includes:
- the Flywch1 gene encoding FLYWCH-type zinc finger-containing protein 1 isoform X1, whose translation is MPLPRRRVKKGKKARKKPSSAHATDKVPAAPGKPQEISNLVVLTTSDKAEDEGASKPAEVQCVPSLELSGPATVASTLQMLSDMEQERIVHRKRSRVDTAAPQPLEFLKTPYGGRLLVHQSFLYKQEKAVGDKVYWKCRQHAALGCRGRAITRGLRATVMRDHCHPPDEEGLEARRQKGKLPGPALPEALEDSQDAEEGPTRQVEERLEGVSLWLYPVELESQPEESEPAPPENEGYRSLSLMSLPPKKRPTPGMKWLRPLEFLKTCYGGNFLVHQSFIYKREKTVRGKVYWTCRDHAVYGCRSRAITQGHRVTVMRGHCHTPDMKGLEARRQQEKAIKKVQMAKPYITEDCSDVLLRGVNSLFYHRGSLTRSRKQATVKDQEMTAQPESPQESPDEDQDVDPGGPEFLKTPLGGSFLVYESFLYRREKAAGDKVYWTCRDQARMGCRSRAITQGRQVTVMRGHCHPPDLMGLETLRQREKHPSATQWDSPEGPEFVKTPLGGSFLVYESFLYRREKAAGDKVYWTCRDQARMGCRSRAITQGQRVMVMRKHCHPPDLGGLEALRQRENFPNLTQWEGPEPLQPLEFLRTSLGGQFLVFESFLYRKEKAAGEKVYWMCRDQARLGCRSRAITQGRRVMVMRSHCHPPDLAGLEALRQRERLPSKARKKNPEKRKLLPEVQLCLETCSPENQKTCGNLEAITLHSASQ
- the Flywch1 gene encoding FLYWCH-type zinc finger-containing protein 1 isoform X2, with amino-acid sequence MPLPRRRVKKGKKARKKPSSAHATDKVPAAPGKPQEISNLVVLTTSDKAEDEGASKPAEVQCVPSLELSGPATVASTLQMLSDMEQERIVHRKRSRVDTAAPQPLEFLKTPYGGRLLVHQSFLYKQEKAVGDKVYWKCRQHAALGCRGRAITRGLRATVMRDHCHPPDEEGLEARRQKGKLPGPALPEALEDSQDAEEGPTRQVEERLEGVSLWLYPVELESQPEESEPAPPENEGYRSLSLMSLPPKKRPTPGMKWLRPLEFLKTCYGGNFLVHQSFIYKREKTVRGKVYWTCRDHAVYGCRSRAITQGHRVTVMRGHCHTPDMKGLEARRQQEKAIKKVQMAKPYITEDCSDVLLRGVNSLFYHRGSLTRSRKQATVKDQEMTAQPESPQESPDEDQDVDPGGPEFLKTPLGGSFLVYESFLYRREKAAGDKVYWTCRDQARMGCRSRAITQGRQVTVMRGHCHPPDLMGLETLRQREKHPSATQWDSPEGPEFVKTPLGGSFLVYESFLYRREKAAGDKVYWTCRDQARMGCRSRAITQGQRVMVMRKHCHPPDLGGLEALRQRENFPNLTQWEGPEPLQPLEFLRTSLGGQFLVFESFLYRKEKAAGEKVYWMCRDQARLGCRSRAITQGRRVMVMRSHCHPPDLAGLEALRQRERLPSKARKKNPEKRKLLPEVQLCLETCSPENQKT